The Planococcus donghaensis genome contains a region encoding:
- a CDS encoding o-succinylbenzoate--CoA ligase, which produces MTYPNWLSQRSYLSGERMALSFEQQQWTFSEINTIALDYAGKLSALGVNESSRVAVLAKSTPEFVFVLYGCLHLGCEMVMLNERLSSNELAYQINDAEVAFILVANVLKQKVDDSRVVLFGEIENAKSVQFEPQQQWAKDRTISIMYTSGTTGHPKGVRQTAENHFSSAVSSALNIGITPEDVWLCAVPLFHISGFSILMRSLIYGMGVRLYEKFDADQSAEEICNGSVTHISVVGVTLERILTSVEQASMQASDRFKVVLAGGGPIPIAYMKRAKNCGIPVLQTYGMTETSSQTTTLQVADAERKIGSAGKPLFLYEVKTEKLGEIGEILIRGPQVTPGYIGKFSEREVQQDGWLHTGDIGYLDDEGFLFVVDRRSDLIVSGGENVYPAEIEKVLSAHPAVQEVGVCGAPSEDWGEVPVAFVVLQKEVTAEELLAYCREQLASYKVPNQLTIVESLPRNASNKLLRRELRAWV; this is translated from the coding sequence ATGACCTATCCGAATTGGTTGAGTCAGCGAAGTTATTTGAGCGGCGAGCGTATGGCCTTGTCGTTTGAGCAACAACAATGGACTTTTTCTGAAATAAATACGATTGCACTTGATTATGCAGGGAAACTTAGCGCGCTTGGCGTAAATGAAAGTTCGCGTGTCGCGGTATTGGCAAAATCCACTCCTGAATTTGTTTTTGTTTTGTATGGCTGTCTTCACTTAGGCTGTGAAATGGTCATGCTAAATGAACGTTTATCAAGTAACGAGTTAGCCTATCAAATAAATGATGCAGAAGTTGCGTTTATACTTGTCGCTAATGTGTTAAAACAAAAAGTAGACGATTCGCGCGTGGTTTTATTTGGTGAAATTGAAAATGCCAAATCCGTTCAATTTGAACCGCAGCAACAATGGGCAAAAGACCGGACCATTTCGATTATGTATACATCTGGTACCACAGGTCATCCAAAAGGTGTTCGCCAAACAGCAGAAAATCATTTTTCAAGTGCTGTGTCGTCGGCGCTAAATATTGGTATAACACCAGAAGATGTTTGGTTATGTGCCGTGCCATTGTTTCACATTAGTGGGTTTTCAATCTTGATGAGGTCGTTGATTTACGGCATGGGGGTTCGGTTATACGAGAAGTTTGATGCCGATCAAAGTGCAGAAGAAATTTGCAATGGCAGTGTGACGCATATATCAGTTGTCGGTGTGACGTTAGAGCGTATCTTAACGAGTGTTGAACAAGCTTCTATGCAAGCGTCGGATCGCTTTAAAGTAGTGCTTGCTGGAGGTGGACCGATTCCCATTGCTTACATGAAACGTGCTAAAAACTGTGGAATTCCGGTGTTGCAAACATACGGTATGACGGAAACATCGTCGCAAACGACAACGTTACAAGTGGCGGACGCAGAGCGGAAAATTGGATCTGCAGGTAAGCCGTTATTTTTATATGAAGTGAAAACAGAAAAGCTTGGGGAAATAGGAGAAATCCTGATTCGTGGTCCTCAAGTGACGCCTGGCTATATCGGGAAATTTTCCGAACGAGAGGTTCAGCAAGATGGCTGGCTTCATACAGGAGACATAGGCTATTTAGATGACGAAGGCTTTTTGTTTGTTGTGGATCGCCGTTCGGATTTGATCGTCTCTGGCGGGGAAAATGTTTATCCTGCTGAAATTGAAAAAGTGTTATCCGCTCATCCGGCTGTGCAAGAAGTTGGCGTGTGCGGTGCACCGAGTGAAGATTGGGGAGAAGTTCCTGTTGCATTTGTAGTATTGCAAAAAGAGGTGACAGCAGAAGAATTACTAGCGTATTGTCGCGAACAGCTGGCGTCTTACAAAGTACCAAATCAATTAACCATTGTTGAGTCGTTGCCACGCAATGCTTCCAATAAGCTGCTGAGAAGAGAGCTGAGAGCATGGGTATAA